In the genome of Ureibacillus sp. FSL W7-1570, the window ACCAAGTTATACGAATGTTTGTGTTTATTATGATGTAATGGCAGTGGATCAATGGGATATTGAAGGGCGCTCCCCGTACGAAAAAGTGGTCTCCCGGCTTCAAAGGCTGTTACAAAAAGAGATTGATTTGCCAAAGGAAAAAAACAGATTGGTTGAAATCCCTGTCTGTTACGGAGGAATCTATGGCCCGGATTTAACGGAAATTGCCCGAATTCACCATTTGTCTGAAAAAGAAGTCATTGAGATACATACAAAAAACGATTATCTTGTCTACATGTTGGGCTTTGCACCCGGATTTCCTTTTTTGGGCGGGATGGATGAAAGAATCGCAACTCCCCGCAAAGAAACACCCCGATTGAAAATCCCGGCCGGTTCTGTAGGGATTGCCGGAAAGCAAACAGGGATTTACCCCCTTGAAACACCTGGAGGGTGGCAAATCATTGGCCGCA includes:
- the pxpB gene encoding 5-oxoprolinase subunit PxpB; its protein translation is MAVQFKPLGESAVLVYFGNAISEEIHLSIKKFLSLLEKEPFDGLIEVVPSYTNVCVYYDVMAVDQWDIEGRSPYEKVVSRLQRLLQKEIDLPKEKNRLVEIPVCYGGIYGPDLTEIARIHHLSEKEVIEIHTKNDYLVYMLGFAPGFPFLGGMDERIATPRKETPRLKIPAGSVGIAGKQTGIYPLETPGGWQIIGRTPLKLFLPDQNPPTLLRAGDRIRFVPITEKEFMELEGERS